A DNA window from Stutzerimonas stutzeri contains the following coding sequences:
- the hflC gene encoding protease modulator HflC translates to MSNKSLTALIVGVVAAIVLWNSFYIVSQTERAVLLRFGRIVEPDVKPGLHMKIPYVNSVRKFDARLLTLDTTTSRFLTLEKKALMVDSYAKWRVDDAERFYTATSGVKQIADERLARRLEAALRDQFGKRTLHESVSGQRDELMAQVTTSLNRAAQQELGIEVVDVRVKGIDLPREVNRSVFERMSSEREREAREHRAKGKELAEGIRADADRQRRVLLAEAFREAEELRGDGDARAAAIYASAYGQDQEFYAFHRSLQAYRESFSSKEDVMVLDPKSDFFRYLESSK, encoded by the coding sequence TCGTCCTGTGGAACAGCTTCTACATCGTCTCGCAGACTGAGCGCGCGGTACTGCTGCGCTTTGGTCGCATCGTTGAGCCTGATGTGAAGCCGGGTCTGCACATGAAGATTCCGTACGTGAACTCGGTGCGCAAGTTCGATGCGCGACTGCTGACGTTGGATACGACCACTTCGCGCTTCCTGACGCTGGAGAAGAAAGCGTTGATGGTCGATTCCTACGCCAAGTGGCGCGTGGACGATGCCGAGCGCTTCTATACCGCGACATCGGGTGTGAAGCAGATCGCTGATGAACGTCTGGCGCGTCGTCTCGAGGCGGCGCTGCGTGACCAGTTCGGTAAGCGCACGTTGCATGAGTCCGTGTCCGGACAGCGTGACGAGCTGATGGCGCAGGTCACTACCAGCCTGAATCGTGCAGCACAGCAGGAGCTGGGCATTGAAGTCGTCGACGTGCGGGTCAAGGGTATCGACCTGCCACGTGAAGTGAACCGCAGCGTGTTCGAGCGGATGAGTTCCGAGCGTGAGCGTGAAGCTCGTGAGCATCGCGCCAAAGGTAAGGAGCTCGCCGAAGGTATCCGCGCCGATGCCGATCGTCAGCGACGTGTACTGCTGGCCGAGGCGTTCCGTGAGGCCGAGGAGCTGCGTGGTGATGGTGATGCCAGAGCTGCAGCGATCTATGCTTCGGCGTACGGGCAGGATCAGGAGTTCTACGCGTTCCACCGTAGCCTGCAGGCCTACCGCGAAAGCTTCTCCAGCAAGGAAGACGTGATGGTGCTCGATCCGAAGAGCGACTTCTTCCGTTACCTGGAAAGCAGCAAGTAG
- a CDS encoding ATP phosphoribosyltransferase regulatory subunit: MATVDRWLLPDGIEEVLPPEAARIETARRRVLDLFQRWGYELVITPHVEFLESLLTGSGQDLDLRTFKVIDPLSGRQMGLRADITPQVARVDAHTLRREGPSRLCYAGSVLHAKPQALSTSRSPIQLGAELYGDASASSDIEVISLMLEMLELADVPDVHMDLGHVGIYRGLAKAAGLSGEAEQRLFDALQRKAMDEIGELTAAIEPALAGMLRALARLCGGREALGDARAALAGAPDDVQAALETLVVIADQLAARYPNVPLYFDLGELRGYHYHTGVVFAVFVPGVGQSIAQGGRYDDIGADFGRARPATGFSTDLKTLVSLGNADLTTPVSGIWAPQGDESGLWGAIRDLRSQGERVVQALDGQSQADAAQLGCDRQLLLSNDVWTVASLAS, translated from the coding sequence ATGGCAACGGTAGACCGCTGGCTTTTGCCAGATGGCATCGAAGAGGTGCTGCCGCCCGAAGCGGCGCGTATCGAAACGGCGCGTAGACGTGTGCTGGACCTGTTCCAGCGCTGGGGCTACGAGCTGGTCATCACCCCGCATGTAGAGTTTCTCGAGTCTCTGCTCACCGGTTCCGGGCAGGATCTGGATTTGCGTACCTTCAAGGTCATCGACCCGCTCTCCGGGCGGCAGATGGGCCTTCGCGCCGATATCACGCCGCAGGTGGCTCGTGTCGATGCGCACACCCTGCGCCGTGAAGGTCCGAGTCGCCTGTGCTACGCCGGCAGCGTGCTGCACGCCAAGCCGCAGGCACTGTCCACTTCGCGCAGCCCCATTCAGTTGGGCGCGGAACTGTATGGCGATGCGTCTGCTTCGAGCGACATCGAAGTGATCAGTCTGATGCTGGAAATGCTCGAGTTGGCCGATGTGCCTGACGTGCATATGGATCTCGGTCATGTCGGCATTTATCGCGGCCTGGCCAAGGCCGCTGGGCTTAGCGGCGAGGCTGAGCAGCGCCTTTTTGATGCGTTGCAGCGCAAGGCAATGGATGAGATTGGCGAGCTGACTGCAGCGATCGAGCCTGCCCTGGCGGGCATGCTGCGTGCGCTGGCGCGACTGTGCGGCGGGCGCGAAGCGCTCGGCGACGCGCGTGCGGCGCTGGCTGGCGCGCCGGATGACGTGCAGGCAGCCCTGGAAACCCTGGTGGTCATTGCCGATCAATTGGCAGCGCGATATCCGAATGTTCCGCTGTATTTCGATTTGGGCGAATTGCGTGGCTATCACTACCATACTGGAGTGGTGTTCGCGGTATTCGTGCCTGGCGTCGGTCAGTCGATCGCTCAGGGCGGTCGTTATGACGATATCGGTGCCGATTTCGGTCGTGCGCGGCCCGCGACGGGATTTTCCACGGATCTAAAGACCTTGGTCAGTCTGGGGAATGCTGATCTGACGACGCCCGTGTCTGGCATCTGGGCGCCGCAGGGTGATGAGTCCGGTTTGTGGGGTGCGATTCGCGACTTGCGCAGCCAGGGCGAGCGCGTCGTTCAGGCTCTCGACGGTCAGTCGCAGGCCGACGCCGCGCAGCTGGGTTGTGACCGGCAATTGCTGTTGAGTAATGATGTCTGGACGGTAGCCTCGCTGGCGTCCTAA
- a CDS encoding adenylosuccinate synthase, translating into MGKNVVVLGTQWGDEGKGKIVDLLTDQAAAVVRYQGGHNAGHTLVIDGEKTVLHLIPSGILRDNVQCLIGNGVVVAPDALLREITKLEEKGVPVRERLRISPSCTLILPYHVALDQAREASRSEGKIGTTGRGIGPAYEDKVARRGLRIADLFNPERFAVKLRELLEYHNFVLQNYYKVEPVDFQKTLDEALGYVEILRPLITDVTARLHELRKQGACIMFEGAQGSLLDIDHGTYPYVTSSNTTAGGTATGSGFGPLYLDYILGITKAYTTRVGSGPFPTELFDEVGARLAERGHEFGSTTGRARRCGWFDAVILRRAIEINSISGICLTKLDVLDGLETIRICVGYRDRNGDVLVDAPTDADSYDGLQPVYEEMPGWSESTVGVKALDELPANARAYIKRIEELVEAPVDIISTGPDRNETIVLRHPYA; encoded by the coding sequence ATGGGTAAGAACGTCGTGGTCCTGGGCACCCAATGGGGTGATGAGGGCAAGGGCAAGATCGTCGATCTGCTGACCGATCAGGCGGCTGCGGTCGTGCGTTACCAGGGCGGCCACAACGCCGGTCACACTCTGGTCATCGACGGTGAGAAGACTGTGCTGCACCTGATTCCGTCCGGCATCCTGCGCGACAACGTGCAGTGCCTCATCGGTAATGGTGTGGTGGTCGCTCCCGATGCGCTGCTGCGCGAAATCACCAAGCTGGAAGAAAAGGGTGTGCCGGTACGCGAGCGTCTGCGCATCAGTCCGTCGTGTACGCTGATCCTGCCTTACCATGTGGCCTTGGATCAGGCGCGCGAAGCTTCGCGCTCGGAAGGCAAGATCGGCACAACCGGTCGTGGCATCGGCCCGGCGTACGAAGACAAGGTTGCGCGTCGCGGTCTACGCATCGCTGATCTGTTCAATCCGGAGCGTTTCGCCGTCAAGCTGCGCGAGCTGCTGGAATATCACAACTTCGTGCTGCAGAACTACTACAAGGTCGAGCCGGTTGATTTCCAGAAGACCCTCGATGAGGCGCTTGGTTATGTGGAGATTCTCAGGCCGCTGATCACCGACGTTACCGCGCGTTTGCACGAACTGCGTAAGCAGGGCGCCTGCATCATGTTCGAGGGGGCTCAAGGTTCGTTGCTGGACATTGATCACGGCACCTATCCCTACGTGACCAGCTCTAACACTACTGCTGGCGGCACCGCCACCGGTTCCGGTTTTGGCCCGCTATACCTTGATTACATTCTTGGTATCACCAAGGCCTACACCACGCGTGTTGGGTCCGGTCCGTTCCCGACCGAGCTGTTCGACGAGGTCGGTGCTCGCCTGGCCGAGCGTGGTCATGAATTCGGCTCGACTACTGGTCGTGCGCGTCGCTGTGGTTGGTTCGACGCGGTCATTCTGCGTCGTGCCATCGAAATCAACAGCATCTCCGGCATCTGCCTGACCAAGCTCGATGTGCTCGACGGGCTGGAAACCATTCGTATCTGTGTTGGCTACAGGGATCGCAACGGCGACGTGCTCGTCGATGCGCCTACCGATGCTGACAGCTACGATGGCCTGCAGCCGGTTTACGAAGAAATGCCGGGCTGGAGCGAGTCGACCGTTGGTGTGAAGGCGCTCGATGAGCTGCCGGCCAATGCACGTGCCTATATCAAGCGTATCGAGGAGTTGGTCGAGGCCCCGGTGGATATCATTTCCACTGGCCCGGACCGCAACGAGACCATCGTGCTGCGTCATCCGTACGCCTGA